A genome region from Camelina sativa cultivar DH55 chromosome 10, Cs, whole genome shotgun sequence includes the following:
- the LOC104716475 gene encoding GATA transcription factor 19 isoform X2 codes for MGFSMFFSSENDVAAHHSSPYASVDCTLSLGTPSTRLCNDDDGCRFSSHTSDALGWDFLNGAKKGGGGGGNNLLSRRCANCDTTSTPLWRNGPRGPKSLCNACGIRFKKEERRASTVGNSTTGGRSTAAGVPTSDHQAGANHYNFSNRDQYASSSPWVHHHQHNTPYNYSPANNEYTFVGDVRDVDHDATSDPFLSWRLNVADRTSLVHDFTM; via the exons ATGGGTTTCTCAATGTTCTTCTCCTCTGAAAACGACGTCGCGGCCCATCATTCTTCTCCTTATGCTTCTGTTGACTGCACTCTCTCGCTTGGAACTCCCTCCACTCGCCTCTGCAACGATGACGATGGATGTagattctcttcacatacctcCGACGCCTTAGGCTGGGACTTCTTGAACGGTGCCAAGAAAGGCGGTGGAGGCGGCGGTAATAACCTCCTCTCTCGCCGTTGCGCCAACTGCGACACCACTTCTACTCCTCTTTGGAGAAACGGTCCAAGAGGTCCTAAG TCATTGTGTAACGCGTGTGGAATCCGattcaagaaagaagagagacggGCATCGACCGTCGGAAACTCGACCACCGGCGGAAGATCAACGGCGGCTGGAGTTCCAACTTCGGATCATCAAGCGGGTGCAAATCATTATAATTTTAGCAATCGTGATCAATATGCTTCATCGTCGCCTTGGGTACACCACCATCAGCATAACACGCCTTATAATTACTCGCCGGCGAATAACGAATACACATTCGTTGGTGACGTCAGAGACGTTGATCATGACGCCACGTCCGACCCGTTCTTGTCTTGGAGGCTTAACGTCGCCGACCGGACCAGCCTTGTCCACGATTTTACGATGTGA
- the LOC104716477 gene encoding epoxide hydrolase 4-like, which produces MVNFVEVQKPLLYGLMKIAGVVPYSLEIEPGTKINFWVPKETLKKKSGTGKPTKPEKPKKPAVLLIHGFAGEGIVTWQFQVGALSKKYSVYIPDLLFFGGSYSDNPDRSPAFQADCLVKGLRILGVEEFVPVGFSYGGMVAFKIAEAYPDMVRAIVVSGSIPTMTNTINESSLNRLGFSSSTELLLPTSVKGLKALFTIAVHKPLWFPNRLFKDYIEIMFNNRKERAELLEAVVVSNKDAKIPLFPRKIHFLWGESDQIFDLELAKNMKEQLGEKASIESIKKAGHLVHLERPCVYNRRLKKFLASIHYED; this is translated from the exons ATGGTGAACTTTGTTGAGGTACAAAAACCATTGTTATACGGTCTGATGAAAATAGCCGGCGTCGTTCCTTACAGTTTAGAGATCGAACCAGGGACCAAGATAAACTTTTGGGTCCCTAAGGAAACCCTAAAGAAGAAATCCGGTACGGGAAAACCAACCAAACCGGAGAAACCGAAAAAGCCTGCCGTCTTGTTAATCCATGGTTTTGCCGGCGAAGGGATCGTGACGTGGCAGTTCCAAGTCGGTGCACTATCCAAGAAATACTCGGTTTACATACCGGACCTCCTCTTTTTCGGTGGATCCTACTCCGACAACCCGGACCGGTCTCCCGCGTTTCAAGCCGACTGTTTGGTCAAGGGGCTTCGTATCCTCGGCGTGGAGGAGTTTGTCCCCGTAGGGTTTAGCTACGGAGGCATGGTGGCTTTTAAGATCGCTGAGGCTTACCCGGACATGGTTAGAGCAATCGTTGTGTCTGGTTCGATTCCCACAATGACCAACACCATTAATGAGTCGAGCTTGAACCGGTTAGGGTTTAGTTCTTCCACGGAACTCTTGTTACCGACTTCGGTTAAGGGACTTAAGGCTCTCTTTACCATTGCTGTGCATAAACCCTTGTGGTTCCCTAATCGATTGTTCAAAGACTACATCGag ATAATGTTCAACAACAGGAAAGAAAGAGCTGAACTGTTAGAGGCTGTTGTGGTCAGCAACAAGGACGCGAAAATCCCTCTTTTCCCACGG AAAATACATTTCTTGTGGGGTGAAAGTGATCAAATCTTTGACCTTGAATTGGCTAAAAACATGAAAGA ACAACTAGGTGAAAAGGCATCAATAGAGAGTATAAAGAAGGCAGGCCATTTGGTACATTTGGAAAGACCTTGTGTTTACAACAGGCGTCTCAAAAAGTTTCTCGCATCCATTCACTATGAAGATTAA